The following are encoded in a window of Natronoarchaeum philippinense genomic DNA:
- a CDS encoding DEAD/DEAH box helicase, producing the protein MSRQVQQVDTLFLHESQGDYYVVVRRDDKRLFRARLDLKETSAGPRPGRFRIKDGSSEEPRNPDEFVDIARMADRIRISEQTAPEHRDRLREMLDGYQLSAKVVRTCRICASAGRYSPLTSETAIKKDDEHVCPDCAKKELERELSYQGGLTSSARDRLEELLLEVQDLERITNLLQGELDPDLTKFDEISATTDEIDPVPVDSLNLHPGIQNMLEGRFDTLLPVQSLAVENGLLDGDDQLVVSATATGKTLVGEMTGIDRVLNGKGTMLFLVPLVALANQKHEDFEEEYGDMVDVSIRVGASRVKDNGERFDPNADVIVGTYEGIDHALRTGRDLGDIGTVVIDEVHTLKEDERGHRLDGLISRLKHYTEQREQRRQDYHGAQYIYLSATVGNPHELAQGLRANLVEFEERPVPIERHVTFADQQEKTRLENKLVRREFDSKSSKGYRGQTIIFTNSRRRCHEISRKLEYESAPYHAGLDYGQRKSVERKFGNQDLAAVVTTAALAAGVDFPASQVIFDTLAMGIEWLSVQEFHQMLGRAGRPDYHDKGTVYVLVEPDTSYHSSMEMSEDEVAFKLLKGEMEDVQTVYDERAAVEETLANVTVAGKGAKRLNDRMLGDVPTKHALGKLLEYEFIDGFEPTDLGRAVTTHFLSPGDAFTMIDGIRKDKHPYDIVADIELKDEF; encoded by the coding sequence GTGTCACGGCAGGTCCAACAGGTCGACACGCTGTTCCTCCACGAGTCGCAGGGGGATTACTACGTCGTCGTCCGACGGGACGACAAGCGGCTGTTCCGCGCGCGCCTCGACCTCAAGGAGACCTCGGCGGGGCCACGCCCCGGCCGATTCCGGATCAAGGACGGCTCCAGCGAGGAGCCGCGCAACCCCGATGAGTTCGTCGACATCGCGCGGATGGCCGACCGCATCCGTATCTCCGAGCAGACCGCCCCCGAGCACCGCGACCGACTCCGCGAGATGCTCGACGGCTACCAGCTCTCGGCGAAAGTCGTCCGGACCTGCCGGATCTGCGCCTCGGCGGGGCGATACTCCCCGCTGACCAGCGAGACAGCGATCAAGAAAGACGACGAGCACGTCTGTCCCGACTGCGCGAAGAAGGAACTCGAACGCGAACTCTCCTATCAGGGCGGGCTGACGAGCTCGGCCCGGGACCGGCTCGAAGAGCTCCTGCTGGAGGTCCAAGACTTAGAACGCATCACGAATCTCCTGCAGGGCGAACTCGATCCCGACCTGACGAAGTTCGACGAGATCTCGGCGACGACCGACGAGATCGACCCGGTCCCGGTCGACTCGCTGAACCTCCACCCCGGCATCCAGAACATGCTCGAAGGCCGGTTCGACACGCTCCTACCGGTCCAGAGCCTCGCGGTCGAGAACGGCCTTCTGGACGGCGACGACCAACTCGTCGTGAGCGCGACGGCGACGGGCAAGACGCTCGTCGGCGAGATGACCGGGATCGACCGCGTGCTCAACGGCAAGGGGACGATGCTGTTTCTCGTCCCCCTCGTCGCGCTGGCCAACCAGAAGCACGAGGACTTCGAAGAGGAGTACGGCGACATGGTCGACGTGTCGATCCGCGTCGGCGCGAGCCGCGTCAAGGACAACGGCGAGCGGTTCGACCCCAACGCCGACGTGATCGTCGGCACCTACGAGGGGATCGACCACGCGCTCAGGACTGGGCGCGATCTCGGCGACATCGGGACGGTCGTCATCGACGAGGTCCACACGCTCAAAGAGGACGAGCGGGGCCACCGCCTCGACGGGCTGATCTCGCGGCTCAAACACTACACCGAGCAGCGCGAGCAACGGCGCCAAGACTACCACGGCGCCCAGTACATCTACCTCTCGGCGACGGTCGGGAACCCCCACGAACTCGCCCAAGGGCTGCGAGCCAACCTCGTCGAGTTCGAGGAGCGCCCGGTGCCGATCGAGCGCCACGTCACCTTCGCCGACCAGCAAGAGAAGACCCGACTGGAGAACAAACTCGTCCGGCGGGAGTTCGACAGCAAGTCCTCGAAGGGGTATCGCGGCCAGACGATCATCTTCACTAACTCGCGGCGGCGCTGTCACGAGATCAGCCGCAAACTGGAGTACGAGTCGGCGCCGTACCACGCCGGACTCGACTACGGCCAGCGAAAGTCCGTCGAGCGAAAGTTCGGCAATCAGGATCTCGCGGCGGTCGTCACGACGGCCGCACTGGCTGCGGGGGTCGACTTCCCGGCCTCGCAGGTGATCTTCGACACGCTCGCTATGGGCATCGAGTGGCTCTCGGTCCAAGAGTTCCACCAGATGCTCGGGCGGGCGGGGCGTCCCGACTACCACGACAAAGGGACGGTGTACGTGCTCGTCGAACCCGACACATCCTATCACTCCAGCATGGAGATGTCCGAGGACGAGGTGGCGTTCAAGCTCCTCAAAGGCGAGATGGAAGACGTGCAAACGGTGTACGACGAGCGCGCCGCCGTCGAGGAGACGCTGGCCAACGTCACCGTCGCCGGTAAGGGCGCAAAGCGGCTCAACGACCGGATGCTCGGCGACGTTCCGACTAAGCACGCGCTGGGCAAACTGTTGGAGTACGAGTTTATCGACGGCTTCGAGCCCACCGACCTCGGGCGGGCCGTCACAACCCACTTCCTCTCGCCGGGCGACGCGTTCACGATGATCGACGGCATCCGGAAGGACAAACACCCCTACGACATCGTCGCCGACATCGAACTGAAAGACGAGTTCTGA
- a CDS encoding NUDIX hydrolase: protein MTDNEAGPAASDHEWPIVDSATEYETGWYTGGYDRVEQPDGTEKDYYWAELPPAVVIVASTGEEVVFVEQYRPTIRESQLELPAGIVEDGESYTTAGARELREETGFDPAGVSLLQEYKVATGVLRHDRGIVFAEGLEPVEPDLDDNEFLEVRSVPVEDALSVARENPTNDATLNAILLAREDGLL from the coding sequence ATGACCGACAACGAAGCCGGTCCTGCGGCGTCGGACCACGAGTGGCCGATCGTCGACTCGGCGACCGAGTACGAGACGGGCTGGTACACGGGCGGGTACGACCGCGTCGAACAGCCAGACGGCACCGAGAAAGACTATTACTGGGCGGAGCTTCCGCCGGCGGTCGTCATCGTCGCCTCGACCGGCGAGGAGGTCGTCTTCGTCGAGCAGTACCGGCCGACGATCCGCGAGTCTCAACTGGAACTTCCGGCCGGCATCGTCGAGGACGGCGAGTCCTACACGACTGCCGGCGCTCGGGAACTCCGCGAGGAGACCGGGTTCGACCCCGCCGGCGTCTCGCTGCTCCAAGAGTACAAGGTCGCCACCGGCGTGTTGCGTCACGACCGTGGCATCGTCTTCGCAGAGGGGTTAGAGCCCGTCGAGCCCGACCTCGACGACAACGAATTTCTGGAAGTCCGGTCCGTCCCGGTCGAAGACGCCCTGTCGGTCGCCCGCGAGAATCCGACGAACGACGCGACGCTGAACGCGATTTTGCTGGCGCGGGAAGACGGGCTGTTGTAG
- a CDS encoding DUF5809 family protein, whose product MHADGFLAPESAADVHEAYESVGPGAQVLVKEVAKAMELGAEEYDERVDADVVETARDAMFASLLKVRIGTSEEFEEWDESYDGEVTVLGSENVDNVVWHAGPDDEAVAATFQDEETAAVGTLRRQAYGRIYREIIAE is encoded by the coding sequence ATGCACGCAGACGGCTTTCTCGCACCCGAGAGCGCGGCCGACGTACACGAGGCCTACGAGTCCGTCGGGCCGGGCGCGCAGGTGCTGGTCAAGGAAGTAGCGAAGGCGATGGAGCTCGGCGCCGAGGAGTACGACGAGCGCGTCGACGCCGACGTGGTCGAGACCGCGCGGGACGCCATGTTCGCCTCGCTGCTGAAAGTACGAATCGGCACGAGCGAGGAGTTCGAGGAGTGGGACGAATCCTACGACGGCGAGGTGACGGTACTGGGGAGCGAAAACGTCGACAACGTCGTCTGGCACGCCGGCCCCGACGACGAGGCCGTCGCCGCGACGTTCCAAGACGAGGAGACCGCGGCCGTCGGAACGCTGCGCCGGCAGGCCTACGGCCGCATCTACCGGGAGATCATCGCGGAGTGA
- a CDS encoding DUF5810 domain-containing protein, with translation MGYACPVCEAPQADGEHLANHLAFTAMLGREDHEAWLDEHAPGWEESNPDDLAPEVVDAVPETEFPQIFDDTSDNQHDHGDHQHGAAAPDETPFEQELARQSGGAGRGNLTGEAQEVMAEAREMTEQMLADDGETADADEGDAEADDANDNG, from the coding sequence ATGGGATACGCCTGTCCGGTCTGCGAGGCGCCGCAAGCCGACGGGGAGCACTTGGCGAACCACCTCGCGTTCACCGCGATGCTCGGGCGCGAGGACCACGAGGCGTGGCTCGACGAGCACGCGCCGGGCTGGGAGGAGTCCAACCCCGACGACCTCGCCCCGGAAGTCGTCGACGCCGTCCCCGAAACGGAGTTTCCACAGATTTTCGACGACACGTCCGACAACCAGCACGATCACGGCGACCACCAACACGGCGCCGCCGCGCCCGATGAAACGCCGTTCGAGCAGGAACTCGCCCGCCAATCCGGCGGCGCGGGGCGGGGGAACCTCACCGGCGAGGCCCAAGAGGTGATGGCCGAGGCCCGGGAGATGACCGAGCAGATGCTGGCCGACGACGGAGAGACGGCGGACGCCGACGAGGGCGACGCCGAAGCCGACGACGCGAACGACAACGGGTAA
- the pyrE gene encoding orotate phosphoribosyltransferase, whose translation MANDELIAALRDADAVQYGEFELSHGGTSEYYVDKYLFETDPHCLGLIAEAFAERLDDDKLAGVALGAVPLVAVTSVETELPYVIARKQKKEYGTANLIEGELEEGEEVVVLEDIATTGQSAVDAVEALREAGAEVNRALVVVDRQEGGAENLAEVDVELESLVTAEDLLADDQ comes from the coding sequence ATGGCAAACGACGAGCTCATCGCGGCCCTGCGAGACGCCGACGCCGTCCAGTACGGAGAGTTCGAGCTCTCCCACGGCGGCACCAGCGAGTACTACGTGGACAAGTACCTCTTCGAGACCGACCCCCACTGTCTCGGCCTGATCGCCGAGGCGTTCGCCGAGCGCCTCGACGACGACAAGCTGGCGGGCGTCGCGCTCGGCGCCGTCCCGCTGGTCGCGGTCACCAGCGTCGAGACGGAACTGCCCTACGTCATCGCGCGCAAGCAAAAGAAGGAGTACGGCACCGCGAACCTGATCGAGGGCGAACTCGAAGAGGGCGAGGAGGTCGTCGTCCTCGAAGACATCGCCACCACCGGCCAGAGCGCCGTCGACGCCGTCGAGGCGCTGCGCGAGGCCGGCGCGGAGGTCAATCGCGCGCTCGTCGTCGTCGACCGACAGGAGGGCGGCGCGGAGAACCTCGCCGAGGTCGACGTGGAACTGGAGTCGCTGGTCACCGCCGAGGACCTGCTCGCGGACGACCAGTAA
- the thrS gene encoding threonine--tRNA ligase, whose product MSQDADSQDQIVVVLPDGSELDVPRGATLEDVAFEIGPGLGRDTAGGRIDGELVGKEVPVTEDGAEIELVTEDSDEYVRVLRHTASHCLAQAVQRLYDDVELAIGPPTDDGFYYDFDDLDIDEDDLEDILAEMEEIIDADYEVEYEQVSIEEARERLQGQPYKLELLEELAEEGETVSFYSQGEWEDLCKGPHVDSTGEIGAVDLLEIAAAYWRGDEENPMQTRIYGTAFESQEDLEAFKERRREAERRDHRKIGSEMDLFSIQDVTGPGLPLYHPAGKTILRELESFVESLNLDAGYEYVETPHVFKTDLWKESGHYENYQDDMFVFDVDDDEYGLKPMNCPGHATIFDDSSWSYRDLPMRYAENGKVYRKEQRGELSGLSRVWAFTIDDGHLFVRPDQIEREVEQTMDMIDEVLSTFDLDYDVALATRPEKSVGSDEIWERAESQLRDVLDRRNLDYEVEEGDGAFYGPKIDFGFEDAIGRHWDGPTVQLDFNMPERFDLSYVGEDNESHKPVMIHRALYGSYERFFMVLIEHYAGNFPLWLAPEQVRVLPISDDNLGYAHRVKNEFDEFRVEVDGRDSTIERKIRAAHEDRVPYMIVVGDDEEEDGNISVRDRFEDQEYDVEIDAFRDHLRSERSEKRTEPDFLQD is encoded by the coding sequence ATGTCACAGGACGCAGATTCCCAGGATCAGATCGTAGTAGTGCTCCCCGACGGCTCCGAGCTCGACGTTCCGCGCGGGGCGACGCTCGAAGATGTCGCCTTCGAGATCGGCCCCGGCCTCGGTCGGGACACCGCCGGCGGCCGGATCGACGGCGAACTCGTCGGCAAGGAAGTCCCCGTCACCGAGGACGGCGCCGAGATCGAACTCGTCACGGAAGACAGCGACGAGTACGTCCGCGTGCTGCGCCACACCGCTTCGCACTGTCTCGCGCAGGCTGTCCAGCGGCTCTACGACGATGTGGAACTCGCTATCGGGCCGCCGACCGACGACGGCTTCTACTACGACTTCGACGATCTCGACATCGACGAAGACGATCTGGAAGACATCCTCGCGGAGATGGAGGAGATCATCGACGCCGACTACGAGGTCGAGTACGAACAGGTCTCGATCGAGGAAGCCCGCGAGCGCCTGCAGGGCCAGCCCTACAAGCTCGAACTCTTGGAGGAACTCGCCGAGGAGGGCGAGACCGTCTCCTTCTACAGTCAGGGCGAGTGGGAGGACCTCTGTAAGGGCCCCCACGTCGACTCGACGGGCGAGATCGGCGCCGTCGACCTGCTGGAGATCGCCGCCGCGTACTGGCGCGGCGACGAGGAGAACCCGATGCAGACCCGGATCTACGGCACCGCCTTCGAGTCCCAAGAGGATCTGGAGGCGTTCAAGGAGCGACGCCGCGAGGCCGAGCGCCGCGACCACCGGAAGATCGGTTCCGAGATGGACCTGTTCTCGATCCAGGATGTCACCGGTCCCGGTCTCCCTCTGTATCACCCCGCGGGCAAGACTATCCTCCGCGAGCTGGAGTCGTTCGTCGAGTCGCTCAACCTCGACGCCGGCTACGAGTACGTCGAGACGCCCCACGTGTTCAAGACCGACCTCTGGAAGGAGAGCGGTCACTACGAGAACTATCAGGACGACATGTTCGTCTTCGACGTCGACGACGACGAGTACGGGCTCAAGCCGATGAACTGCCCGGGCCACGCGACGATCTTCGACGACAGCTCGTGGTCGTATCGTGACCTGCCGATGCGCTACGCCGAGAACGGGAAGGTCTACCGAAAGGAACAGCGCGGCGAGCTCTCGGGCCTCTCACGCGTTTGGGCCTTTACGATCGACGACGGTCACCTGTTCGTCCGCCCGGACCAGATCGAGCGCGAGGTCGAACAGACGATGGACATGATCGACGAGGTGCTCTCGACGTTCGATCTGGACTACGACGTTGCGCTGGCGACCCGCCCCGAGAAGAGCGTCGGCTCCGACGAGATCTGGGAGCGCGCCGAGTCTCAGCTCCGTGACGTGCTCGACCGCCGGAACCTCGACTACGAGGTCGAGGAGGGCGACGGCGCCTTCTACGGCCCGAAGATCGACTTCGGCTTCGAGGACGCCATCGGACGCCACTGGGACGGCCCCACGGTCCAACTGGACTTCAACATGCCCGAGCGCTTCGACCTGAGCTACGTCGGCGAGGACAACGAGTCCCACAAGCCGGTGATGATCCACCGCGCGCTGTACGGCAGCTACGAGCGCTTCTTTATGGTGTTGATCGAGCACTACGCCGGCAACTTCCCGCTCTGGCTCGCCCCCGAGCAGGTCCGCGTGCTGCCGATCAGCGACGACAACCTCGGCTACGCCCACCGCGTCAAAAACGAGTTCGACGAGTTCCGCGTCGAGGTCGACGGCCGCGACTCGACGATCGAGCGCAAGATCCGGGCGGCCCACGAGGACCGCGTGCCGTACATGATCGTCGTCGGCGACGACGAAGAGGAAGACGGCAACATCTCCGTGCGCGACCGCTTCGAGGACCAGGAGTACGACGTCGAGATCGACGCGTTCCGCGACCACCTCCGGAGCGAGCGCTCGGAGAAACGGACCGAACCGGACTTCCTGCAGGATTGA
- a CDS encoding YqaA family protein, which produces MLTDLFETIVDGTLAAVETATGWPGMGIIFAYSFLIAFALPGPSEVVLAAPLDLGIPAWASLGSIMLVSASGKAVGSLFAFHIGQEAKESGPIIRRLRRSRFDIVEWSENRTVELARQYGYAGMALALCVPFFPDTISIYAFAILEEDYGKFALATFLGSLGRLLVTVVILGGAITLF; this is translated from the coding sequence GTGCTCACCGACCTTTTCGAGACAATCGTCGATGGGACGCTGGCAGCCGTCGAAACCGCGACCGGCTGGCCCGGCATGGGGATCATCTTCGCGTACTCGTTTCTCATCGCCTTCGCGCTGCCCGGCCCCAGCGAAGTCGTGCTCGCGGCGCCGCTCGATCTCGGGATTCCCGCGTGGGCGAGTCTAGGATCGATCATGCTGGTCAGCGCCTCGGGCAAGGCGGTCGGGAGCCTCTTTGCCTTTCACATCGGGCAGGAAGCCAAAGAGTCCGGGCCGATCATCCGACGGTTGCGCCGCTCCCGGTTCGATATCGTCGAATGGTCGGAGAATCGGACCGTCGAACTGGCCCGGCAGTACGGCTACGCCGGGATGGCGCTGGCGCTTTGTGTTCCCTTTTTCCCGGACACGATCTCGATCTACGCCTTCGCCATCCTCGAAGAGGACTACGGCAAGTTCGCACTCGCGACGTTTCTCGGAAGCCTCGGCCGGTTGCTCGTGACGGTCGTCATTCTCGGCGGTGCGATTACGCTGTTCTGA
- a CDS encoding phosphoribosyltransferase family protein yields the protein MNRAEKAALQLRAVSVLRMLKETRTYDELAALTELPAGDLNRYVNGHVLPSDDRAREVVSGVGRDALADELERRVTTDEEGYVDNSGAVFDQSFLDLVAPIAAETFEFDRPDVVLTAATDGITLAAAMASYYGVRCAYAKQSKETAVEEFIESRQRLQSGIELTYYLPAASIDAGETVLVVDDLIRSGETQELLLDITERAGADVGGVFTLIAVGTDGVERARERTDAPVGALVEF from the coding sequence ATGAATCGCGCAGAGAAGGCCGCCCTCCAGTTGCGGGCCGTCTCCGTGCTTCGGATGCTCAAGGAGACCCGCACGTACGACGAACTCGCGGCGCTGACGGAGTTGCCTGCCGGCGATCTCAACCGCTACGTCAACGGACACGTCCTTCCGAGCGACGACCGCGCTCGGGAGGTCGTCTCCGGCGTCGGTCGCGACGCGCTGGCCGACGAACTCGAACGCCGTGTCACCACCGACGAGGAAGGCTACGTCGACAACTCCGGCGCGGTGTTCGACCAGTCGTTTCTGGATCTGGTCGCGCCGATCGCCGCCGAGACGTTCGAGTTCGATCGCCCCGATGTCGTGCTGACGGCGGCGACCGACGGCATCACGCTCGCGGCCGCGATGGCGAGCTACTACGGCGTGCGCTGTGCCTACGCCAAGCAGTCCAAAGAGACCGCCGTCGAGGAGTTCATCGAGTCACGCCAGCGTCTTCAGTCCGGCATCGAACTCACGTACTACCTGCCCGCCGCGTCGATCGACGCCGGCGAGACGGTGCTGGTCGTCGACGATCTGATCCGGTCGGGCGAAACTCAGGAGCTACTGCTTGATATCACCGAACGAGCCGGTGCCGATGTCGGCGGCGTCTTCACCCTGATCGCCGTGGGAACCGACGGCGTCGAACGCGCGCGCGAGCGGACCGACGCGCCGGTCGGCGCGCTGGTGGAGTTCTAA
- a CDS encoding ferredoxin — MSDLDAEIQEPSDVGGDDAPSIEDKPYKIIFEANKCFGAGKCAEVSKNWEMDLKSGMAKPGSYYVSEDDLDHNIRAAEVCPAKKGDGCIHVIDRRTDEEISPDPDGDGTLSVDW, encoded by the coding sequence ATGAGCGACCTCGACGCGGAGATCCAAGAGCCAAGCGACGTGGGCGGCGACGATGCACCCTCGATCGAGGACAAGCCCTACAAGATCATCTTCGAGGCGAACAAGTGCTTCGGCGCGGGCAAGTGCGCCGAGGTCTCGAAAAACTGGGAGATGGACCTCAAAAGCGGGATGGCAAAGCCCGGCTCGTACTACGTCTCCGAGGACGACCTCGACCACAACATCCGCGCCGCCGAAGTCTGTCCCGCGAAGAAAGGCGACGGCTGTATCCACGTCATCGACCGTCGGACGGACGAGGAGATCTCACCCGACCCCGACGGCGACGGCACGCTGTCGGTCGACTGGTAA
- a CDS encoding formate/nitrite transporter family protein → MYRETIEDVADAAAAQMELIGNSLPAYLAHSALAGAYLGFGVAIAFIFAGDLMGTQFAPFQGIVMGASFGIALSLVIMAGSELFTGNAMIMTIGQLTGRVNSGATLKVWAFSWLGNLIGSVIIAAMLVGSGTLPTEPFAAIGAAKMTMAPTELFLRAMLCNWLIVLAVWCNFRLENPVAKLIMIFWCLLVFIGAGFEHSIANMAILTSANLLPIADPAVSWSGMAYNIAVVTAGNVASGVLCLGAVYYYISTSYGVEYKWSMEDNVVTNAARGAASNDD, encoded by the coding sequence ATGTACCGGGAAACTATCGAGGATGTCGCCGACGCCGCCGCCGCTCAGATGGAACTGATCGGCAACAGCCTCCCAGCGTACTTGGCGCATTCGGCGCTTGCGGGGGCGTACCTCGGCTTCGGTGTGGCGATCGCGTTCATCTTCGCGGGCGATCTCATGGGAACGCAGTTCGCGCCGTTCCAAGGCATAGTAATGGGCGCCAGCTTCGGGATCGCGCTGTCGCTGGTCATCATGGCCGGTTCCGAGTTGTTCACCGGCAACGCGATGATCATGACGATCGGGCAGCTCACCGGGCGCGTGAACTCGGGGGCGACGCTGAAAGTGTGGGCGTTCTCGTGGCTCGGCAACCTCATCGGCTCGGTGATCATCGCGGCGATGCTGGTCGGCTCGGGCACGCTTCCGACCGAACCGTTCGCGGCGATCGGCGCCGCCAAGATGACGATGGCGCCCACCGAGTTGTTCCTGCGTGCGATGCTGTGTAACTGGCTGATCGTGCTGGCGGTCTGGTGCAACTTCCGCCTCGAGAACCCGGTCGCCAAGCTCATCATGATCTTCTGGTGCCTGCTGGTGTTCATCGGCGCCGGCTTCGAGCACAGCATCGCCAACATGGCGATCCTGACCTCCGCGAACCTCCTGCCGATCGCCGACCCCGCTGTCTCGTGGTCGGGGATGGCCTACAACATCGCGGTCGTCACCGCGGGCAACGTCGCCAGCGGCGTGCTCTGTCTGGGCGCCGTCTACTACTACATCTCGACGTCGTACGGCGTCGAGTACAAGTGGAGCATGGAGGACAACGTCGTGACCAACGCCGCCCGCGGCGCGGCATCGAACGACGACTGA
- the cynS gene encoding cyanase — protein sequence MIPRDELNDKTETRSKILAAKEEKGLTFADIADQVGGDKTFLASATYDAASMTKDDAMAFAEVLDLGSDVISDLQKPPMKGQGEPTIPSDPCLYRLYEVPQVYGPAIKALIHEEFGDGIMSAIDFEVSVDKEPHPEGDHVVITYDGKFLPYKRW from the coding sequence ATGATCCCACGCGACGAGCTGAACGACAAGACCGAGACGCGCAGCAAGATCCTCGCGGCCAAAGAGGAGAAAGGACTGACCTTCGCCGACATCGCCGACCAAGTCGGCGGCGACAAGACGTTCCTCGCGTCGGCGACCTACGACGCCGCGAGCATGACCAAAGACGACGCGATGGCGTTCGCCGAGGTACTCGACCTCGGCAGCGATGTCATCTCGGACCTCCAGAAGCCGCCGATGAAGGGCCAAGGCGAGCCGACGATTCCGTCTGACCCCTGTCTCTACAGACTCTACGAGGTCCCCCAAGTGTACGGGCCCGCGATCAAGGCGCTCATCCACGAGGAGTTCGGCGACGGGATCATGAGCGCGATCGACTTCGAGGTTAGCGTCGACAAGGAGCCCCACCCGGAGGGCGACCACGTCGTCATCACGTACGACGGGAAATTCCTGCCGTACAAGCGCTGGTAG
- a CDS encoding proton-conducting transporter transmembrane domain-containing protein: MVLSRLVWLLFVVNLGLAIWTTRSGGWEIDGVVRADGLTAVMWVAVAFFSGIVHSFSRRYMAADERVDRFFGLVFALTLVVMVVTVADHVALFVLAWLSMGLIMADLIGHLRGWPEAHAAGRLARRYFLAGSGLLAAGLAVLALATGETAISEILASVDALSTETTTVAAGLVLGAAMIQSALVPFHGWLLSSMTAPTPASAMMHAGFVNAGGVLLSRLAPVFAGDAAIMLVIVVAGASSALIAQAWMLVKPSAKGRLGCSTVAQMGFMILQCGLGFFAAAVTHLIVHGFYKAYMFLSVGSRVEKVPPKTTKSGAGSTAIRLAVGVVAAIAAGVLFASLTGKSLTGPGTGVFLTAIVVLSALRGTRSVLDQTALSPLARAVGIPLALLPTIAVYAGIYNGISAMMAGLPMIHPHLEMTPIHWLVLGLFVLGHVALEAGWHRESGRLYVALLNSSQPDPATVPTRDK, translated from the coding sequence ATGGTACTGAGTCGTCTCGTCTGGTTGCTGTTCGTCGTCAACCTGGGGTTGGCCATCTGGACGACGCGATCCGGTGGCTGGGAGATCGACGGCGTTGTCCGCGCCGACGGCTTGACGGCGGTGATGTGGGTCGCCGTCGCCTTCTTCAGCGGGATCGTTCACAGCTTCTCGCGCCGGTACATGGCGGCCGACGAACGCGTCGATCGCTTTTTCGGCCTCGTGTTCGCGCTGACGCTCGTCGTTATGGTGGTGACCGTCGCCGACCACGTCGCCCTGTTCGTGCTGGCGTGGCTGTCGATGGGACTGATCATGGCGGACCTGATCGGCCATCTCCGCGGGTGGCCGGAAGCCCACGCCGCCGGCCGTCTCGCACGCCGGTACTTCCTCGCCGGAAGCGGTCTGCTCGCGGCCGGACTGGCGGTGCTGGCGTTGGCCACCGGCGAGACCGCAATCTCGGAGATTCTGGCGAGCGTCGACGCGCTCTCGACCGAGACGACGACGGTCGCCGCGGGGCTGGTGCTGGGTGCCGCGATGATCCAGTCAGCGCTGGTGCCGTTTCACGGCTGGTTGTTGTCCTCGATGACGGCGCCGACGCCCGCTTCGGCGATGATGCACGCCGGGTTCGTCAACGCCGGCGGCGTCTTGTTGAGTCGGCTGGCGCCCGTGTTCGCCGGCGACGCCGCGATCATGCTGGTGATCGTCGTCGCCGGCGCGAGCAGTGCGCTGATCGCGCAGGCGTGGATGCTGGTCAAGCCCTCCGCCAAGGGTCGACTCGGGTGCTCGACGGTCGCCCAGATGGGATTCATGATCCTCCAGTGCGGGCTGGGATTTTTCGCCGCGGCCGTCACGCACCTGATCGTCCACGGGTTCTACAAGGCGTACATGTTCCTCTCGGTCGGCTCGCGCGTCGAGAAAGTCCCGCCGAAGACGACGAAATCGGGAGCCGGGTCGACGGCGATTCGACTCGCCGTCGGCGTCGTGGCGGCGATCGCAGCGGGCGTGCTGTTCGCCAGCCTCACCGGCAAGAGCCTGACCGGGCCGGGAACGGGCGTGTTCCTGACGGCGATCGTCGTGCTGTCGGCGTTGCGCGGGACTCGTTCGGTGCTCGACCAGACCGCACTGTCGCCGCTCGCCCGAGCTGTCGGTATCCCGCTGGCCCTACTGCCAACCATCGCGGTGTACGCCGGTATTTACAACGGCATCTCGGCGATGATGGCCGGGCTGCCGATGATCCACCCCCATCTGGAGATGACGCCGATCCACTGGCTCGTGTTGGGGCTGTTCGTGCTCGGACACGTCGCGCTCGAAGCGGGCTGGCACCGCGAGAGCGGACGGCTCTACGTCGCGCTGTTGAACTCCTCGCAGCCGGATCCGGCGACGGTTCCGACGAGAGATAAGTAG